One Bacteroidetes bacterium SB0662_bin_6 genomic window carries:
- a CDS encoding Fic family protein — translation MTKEKAAKKAAKNMADEGESISRAEPMLVSSGSRHRAALTDLALELTAKSAGLRRSLPERVLSALADLIRAMNCYYSNLIEGHNTHPVDIERALKNDYSADPEKRNLQLEAKAHIAVQKWIDEGGLAGRATTVGGLTEMHRRFYGLLPEGLLWTENPETGERSKVIPGALRDRYVKIGRHIPVSPGALPRFLERFEIVYSKLGKTDRILAAAAAHHRFVWIHPFLDGNGRVARLMSHAMLLESLDTGSLWSIARGMARNEEAYKDHLAACDARRRNDLDGRGHLSEEALVKFTHFFLTTCIDQVDFMESLLQPERLRDRILIWVEEEIRAGALPKKSGSVLEAVLYRGELPRGDVAQITGASERQARRITSALIECEALASESSRAPLRLVFPARLAWRWMPGLFPERVG, via the coding sequence ATGACAAAGGAAAAAGCGGCCAAAAAAGCGGCCAAAAATATGGCCGACGAGGGCGAATCGATTAGTCGTGCGGAGCCCATGCTGGTGAGCAGCGGCTCAAGGCATCGCGCTGCCTTGACGGATCTAGCCCTCGAACTGACCGCCAAATCGGCCGGCCTCCGGCGCAGCCTTCCCGAAAGGGTGCTCAGCGCTCTCGCCGACCTGATACGGGCGATGAATTGCTATTACAGCAATCTGATCGAAGGCCACAATACGCATCCGGTCGATATCGAGCGCGCACTGAAAAACGATTACAGCGCCGACCCCGAAAAACGGAACCTCCAACTGGAAGCCAAGGCTCATATCGCGGTACAGAAATGGATCGACGAGGGCGGTTTGGCCGGCCGTGCGACGACAGTTGGCGGCCTCACTGAAATGCACCGCCGCTTCTATGGGCTACTTCCCGAAGGACTGCTTTGGACAGAAAACCCGGAAACGGGAGAGCGAAGTAAGGTGATTCCAGGTGCGCTGCGTGATCGCTACGTGAAGATCGGCCGGCATATTCCGGTGAGTCCTGGCGCACTGCCCCGCTTCCTTGAGCGCTTCGAAATCGTTTACAGCAAGCTCGGAAAAACAGATCGTATCCTCGCCGCCGCAGCCGCTCATCACCGATTTGTCTGGATTCACCCATTTCTCGACGGCAACGGGCGCGTAGCCCGACTGATGTCCCATGCCATGCTGCTGGAATCGCTGGATACGGGCAGCCTCTGGTCGATCGCCAGGGGTATGGCCCGCAACGAAGAGGCTTACAAGGACCACCTTGCGGCCTGTGACGCCAGACGCCGCAATGATCTCGACGGCAGAGGCCACTTGAGCGAGGAAGCGCTTGTGAAGTTCACGCACTTCTTCCTGACCACCTGCATTGACCAAGTGGATTTCATGGAAAGTCTACTGCAACCTGAACGGCTGCGCGACCGCATCCTGATCTGGGTCGAAGAGGAAATCCGGGCTGGCGCCCTGCCGAAGAAATCCGGCTCGGTGCTCGAAGCCGTGCTGTACCGAGGCGAACTGCCCAGAGGGGATGTGGCGCAAATCACAGGGGCCAGCGAGCGGCAGGCCCGACGCATCACGTCCGCACTGATCGAATGCGAAGCGCTTGCTTCGGAAAGCTCGCGAGCGCCGCTGCGCCTCGTCTTCCCCGCCCGGCTCGCGTGGCGCTGGATGCCGGGGCTGTTTCCGGAGAGGGTTGGGTGA